In Terriglobus sp. TAA 43, a single window of DNA contains:
- a CDS encoding cbb3-type cytochrome c oxidase subunit I: MSAVAPVLPDVRAPRYNERNYLNNGHGLKSWLLTSDHKRIALMYMVAVTFFFAVGGILAMIVRMELLTPEADLMSYDTYNKMFTMHGVAMVFFVLIPAVPAILGNFLVPLMIGAKDLAFPKINLLSFYLYCVAACLLLYTISAGGVDTGWTFTTPLSTHYVNTNVVSAGLAAFVAGFSSIFTGLNFVATIHRMRAPGLTWFRLPLFIWSMYAASVIMILGTPVVSIAIVLVAVERIFNFGFFDPAKGGDPLLFQHLFWFYSHPAVYIMLLPGMACISEIIACFSRKRVFGYTAVAFSSIAISLFSFFVWEHHMYIMGVSQYSALVFSLLTMLVAVPSAIKVFNWSFTLYKGSITFRAPMIYAMCCLGLFVVGGCTGVFLGSLGMDVHLTETYFIVAHFHFVMVGFVLMAFLGGVHFWWPKMFGRMYPEGPAKVAAVMIFVGFFVTFGPQFILGFLGMPRRYAAYPPEYQVLNVMSTAGATVMGAGFFFTMIYLVWSLKFGAVAGDNPWHAYGLEWQTQSPPITANFLETPVVTHEAYDYESLDFPHRERRAPVHI; the protein is encoded by the coding sequence ATGAGTGCTGTTGCACCTGTTTTGCCGGACGTGCGAGCGCCGCGTTACAACGAGCGTAATTATCTGAACAACGGGCATGGGCTCAAGAGCTGGCTGCTCACCAGTGATCACAAGCGCATTGCGCTGATGTACATGGTGGCTGTGACATTCTTCTTTGCGGTGGGCGGCATCTTGGCCATGATTGTTCGCATGGAGCTGCTCACGCCGGAAGCAGACCTGATGAGCTACGACACCTACAACAAGATGTTCACCATGCATGGTGTTGCGATGGTGTTCTTCGTGTTGATTCCGGCGGTGCCTGCCATCCTTGGCAACTTTCTTGTGCCGTTGATGATTGGTGCGAAAGATCTGGCGTTTCCAAAGATCAATCTGCTGTCGTTTTATCTGTATTGTGTTGCCGCTTGTTTGTTGCTGTACACCATCAGCGCAGGTGGCGTGGATACGGGGTGGACGTTCACGACTCCGCTCAGCACACATTATGTGAATACGAATGTGGTGTCTGCTGGACTCGCTGCGTTCGTTGCGGGCTTTTCGTCTATCTTCACCGGACTTAATTTTGTTGCGACGATTCATCGCATGCGTGCGCCGGGGCTTACGTGGTTTCGACTGCCGCTGTTCATCTGGAGCATGTATGCGGCCAGCGTCATCATGATCCTGGGAACGCCTGTGGTGTCGATTGCGATTGTGCTGGTGGCGGTGGAACGCATCTTCAACTTTGGCTTCTTCGATCCTGCCAAGGGCGGCGACCCGCTACTGTTTCAACATCTGTTCTGGTTCTATTCGCACCCGGCTGTGTACATCATGCTGCTGCCCGGCATGGCGTGCATCAGCGAGATCATTGCGTGCTTCAGTCGTAAGCGTGTTTTTGGCTATACGGCTGTTGCGTTCTCTTCCATTGCGATTTCGCTGTTTTCGTTCTTCGTGTGGGAGCACCACATGTACATCATGGGTGTATCGCAGTACTCGGCTCTGGTGTTCAGTTTGTTAACCATGTTGGTGGCGGTGCCTTCAGCGATCAAGGTGTTCAACTGGTCGTTCACTTTGTACAAGGGCTCGATTACTTTCCGCGCGCCCATGATCTATGCGATGTGCTGCCTTGGTTTGTTTGTTGTAGGCGGATGCACGGGCGTGTTTCTTGGTTCGCTGGGTATGGATGTACACCTGACGGAGACGTACTTCATCGTGGCGCACTTCCATTTTGTGATGGTGGGCTTTGTGCTGATGGCGTTCCTGGGTGGCGTTCATTTCTGGTGGCCCAAGATGTTTGGACGCATGTATCCCGAAGGCCCTGCAAAGGTTGCTGCGGTGATGATCTTCGTGGGCTTCTTCGTGACCTTTGGGCCGCAGTTTATCCTTGGCTTCCTTGGAATGCCGCGTCGTTATGCTGCGTATCCGCCGGAGTACCAGGTGCTGAATGTGATGTCGACGGCGGGCGCAACCGTGATGGGTGCTGGCTTCTTCTTCACCATGATCTATCTTGTGTGGTCATTAAAGTTCGGCGCTGTTGCGGGTGATAACCCCTGGCATGCGTATGGGCTTGAGTGGCAGACACAGTCCCCGCCAATCACGGCGAACTTTCTTGAGACTCCGGTTGTCACGCATGAAGCGTATGACTATGAGTCGCTTGATTTCCCGCACCGTGAGCGTCGCGCTCCGGTCCACATCTAG
- a CDS encoding BON domain-containing protein, with product MKKILLWTMTAALCAGQVAVAQQNAAAPTQQQQMEYNQKTWSAEDAQRIVQQVRHELLSLTNYGVFDSLSFGIQGKTIVLHGYASRPTLKSDAERAVKKIPGVASVVNQIKVLPNSPFDDRIRVGVYTRIYTQPALRKYTGSPVGFGMGPSVARAAGGITQDPPMGYHAIHIIVNNGHVILTGVVNNESDASIAAMQANSTPGTFSVDNDLMWPGEVPKEK from the coding sequence ATGAAGAAGATTCTGCTTTGGACTATGACGGCAGCACTATGCGCGGGACAGGTCGCCGTAGCGCAGCAAAATGCGGCCGCACCTACACAACAGCAGCAGATGGAATACAACCAAAAAACCTGGTCGGCAGAGGACGCGCAGCGCATCGTGCAACAGGTGCGTCATGAACTGCTCAGCCTTACGAATTACGGTGTGTTCGATTCGCTTAGTTTTGGCATTCAGGGCAAGACGATTGTTCTGCACGGATACGCTTCGCGGCCTACTCTGAAGAGCGATGCCGAGCGGGCCGTGAAAAAGATCCCAGGTGTGGCCAGCGTCGTTAACCAGATCAAGGTGCTGCCTAACTCACCCTTTGACGATCGGATTCGTGTGGGCGTGTATACACGCATTTACACACAGCCCGCATTGCGTAAATACACCGGTAGCCCGGTTGGTTTCGGAATGGGCCCATCCGTGGCCCGTGCCGCCGGTGGTATCACGCAGGATCCTCCAATGGGCTATCACGCCATTCATATCATCGTGAATAACGGTCACGTCATTCTTACTGGCGTAGTTAACAACGAGTCTGACGCGAGTATCGCAGCGATGCAGGCTAACTCCACACCAGGTACCTTTTCCGTGGACAACGACCTCATGTGGCCCGGCGAAGTGCCCAAGGAAAAGTAA
- a CDS encoding zinc dependent phospholipase C family protein has translation MASMPLSPMKSLRRCVLWMICLFGVGGGQPVRAYSVMTHEQLIDLTWDASIVPLLRSRYPSLTPEQLEQARAYAYGGCVIQDIGYYPFGDAFFSNLTHYVRSGDFVVNLFRNAENANELAFAIGALSHYIGDNVGHATATNRAVPVEFEKLQQKYGSTVNYAQGKHQHVRVEFGFDINEVAHRRLAPQHYLSHVGLEVSTRQLSLAFYQTYGIRADFTVKRSHRINVDNYRFSVRSFIPRIAYAVTLLHHKKLPQEIPSDDVLKLDAEIATVATQNHWDDYRQKPGIGTYSLAALLWVLPKVGPISLAAVKGPTPGTEAEYIHSVLVSTDRLNAALRRFTPPPATVDAQTTVLRAPTGKLDAELTGEIVPAIASASSPASGPGSLPSATLASGTSLAIERQGTRTPPDPRHPLANRDLDTGVVVRPSGYPLTDQTFCRLVHTLVEQPGLAIPPGIKRDILAYYSNMGLPFDTRKHPDQWKQLQADLVTLNAMATSNEPTPYPTFGEGDDDEAPAAEGGSH, from the coding sequence ATGGCTTCCATGCCTCTTAGCCCGATGAAGTCCCTGCGTCGATGCGTTCTCTGGATGATCTGTCTATTTGGTGTGGGCGGTGGCCAGCCTGTGCGTGCCTACTCCGTCATGACGCACGAGCAACTCATCGACCTCACGTGGGATGCTTCCATCGTCCCGCTCCTGCGCAGCCGGTATCCTTCGTTAACACCGGAACAGTTAGAGCAGGCTCGTGCCTATGCCTACGGTGGATGCGTCATCCAGGACATCGGTTACTATCCTTTCGGCGACGCCTTCTTTAGCAACCTGACGCATTACGTTCGCAGCGGAGACTTCGTTGTAAACCTCTTCCGCAACGCAGAGAACGCCAACGAACTCGCCTTCGCCATCGGTGCCTTGTCGCATTACATCGGTGACAACGTAGGCCACGCCACAGCCACCAATCGCGCTGTTCCGGTAGAGTTCGAAAAACTGCAGCAGAAGTACGGCAGCACCGTGAACTACGCGCAGGGAAAACATCAGCATGTTCGCGTGGAGTTTGGTTTTGACATCAACGAGGTGGCGCACCGCCGCCTTGCACCGCAGCACTATCTGAGTCACGTGGGGCTTGAGGTATCCACGCGGCAGTTGTCGCTGGCCTTTTACCAGACCTACGGCATCCGCGCCGACTTCACGGTAAAGCGCTCACATCGCATCAATGTGGACAATTATCGCTTCTCTGTGCGCAGCTTCATCCCGCGCATCGCTTATGCCGTGACGCTACTGCATCACAAGAAACTGCCTCAGGAAATACCCAGCGATGACGTTCTCAAGCTGGACGCAGAGATCGCTACAGTCGCAACGCAGAATCATTGGGATGACTATCGCCAGAAACCTGGCATCGGCACATACTCCCTCGCCGCTCTATTGTGGGTTTTGCCGAAGGTGGGGCCGATTAGTCTGGCGGCGGTGAAGGGGCCCACCCCTGGTACCGAAGCGGAATACATTCACTCCGTGCTGGTCTCCACAGACAGGCTGAATGCGGCGCTACGGCGCTTTACCCCTCCTCCTGCGACAGTAGATGCGCAGACCACTGTGCTGCGCGCACCCACAGGAAAGCTCGACGCGGAACTCACAGGTGAGATCGTGCCTGCAATCGCTAGCGCCTCTTCCCCAGCATCGGGGCCGGGGTCATTGCCTTCCGCAACGTTGGCAAGTGGAACGTCTCTGGCGATTGAGCGGCAGGGGACTCGGACGCCGCCGGACCCCCGGCATCCTCTGGCTAACCGGGACCTGGATACGGGTGTGGTGGTGCGGCCTTCCGGGTATCCGCTTACGGACCAGACGTTCTGCAGGCTGGTGCACACGCTGGTGGAGCAGCCGGGGCTGGCGATTCCGCCGGGCATCAAGCGGGACATATTGGCCTACTACTCCAATATGGGGCTGCCGTTCGATACCCGGAAGCATCCGGACCAGTGGAAGCAGTTGCAGGCTGACCTGGTGACGCTGAACGCCATGGCTACCAGCAACGAGCCGACGCCTTATCCGACCTTCGGGGAAGGGGATGACGATGAGGCTCCTGCCGCTGAGGGCGGAAGCCACTAA
- the glmS gene encoding glutamine--fructose-6-phosphate transaminase (isomerizing) produces the protein MCGIVGYIGPKDVVPLIVEGLRRLEYRGYDSAGIAVAGIADNPTLLDVRRAPGKLSNLESVLRDKPLHGTYGIGHTRWATHGRPTEENAHPHRDGTGTLVVVHNGIVENYLALKRDLIARGHRFVSETDTEIIAHLIEDELEKAALTVSAPQLIEANTAEAIVTAPASPIPLEEAVRRAVKRLTGAFAIGVLSAREPNKLVAARLGPPAVIGIGDGEFFLASDVPGILHHTRDIVFLNDNEVAVLTKEGVIYTDFEGTPHTRTPQRITWDPIQAEKAGYKHFMLKEINEQPRAVRDTTLGRVSLDSGEVFLPDLQLTREDIQKATSLTIAACGTSWHAGLAGKFMIERLARIPVDVDYASEYRYRDPIPGSLGLLITQSGETADTIAAQLEMVSKGTPTLAICNVVGSAITRKASGVITTNAGPEIGVASTKAFTAQLTALFTLALYLGQQRGTVTPQQSKQYVAELAEIPRKLEEILRSVDDQCSELAKSFSTARDFLFLGRGIHYPIALEGALKLKEISYIHAEGYPAGEMKHGPNALIDETLPVVCIATKDPADPTSVLKYEKTLSNIQEVTARSGRVIAIATESDPIEHSHLTGLVEHTITIPQAPELLLPILEVVPLQLLAYHIAVRRGCDVDQPRNLAKSVTVE, from the coding sequence ATGTGCGGAATTGTTGGTTACATCGGCCCCAAAGACGTCGTCCCCCTCATCGTGGAAGGCCTGCGCCGCCTTGAGTACCGCGGATACGACTCCGCCGGCATCGCCGTCGCTGGCATCGCGGATAACCCCACGCTACTCGACGTCCGCCGAGCCCCCGGCAAGCTCAGTAACCTCGAGTCCGTACTCCGCGACAAGCCTCTCCACGGCACCTACGGCATAGGCCACACCCGCTGGGCCACGCACGGCCGCCCCACCGAAGAGAACGCGCACCCACACCGCGACGGCACAGGAACACTCGTCGTCGTGCACAACGGCATCGTCGAAAACTACCTCGCCCTCAAGCGCGACCTCATCGCCCGCGGCCATCGCTTCGTCTCCGAAACCGACACCGAAATCATCGCGCACCTCATCGAAGACGAACTCGAGAAAGCCGCACTCACCGTCTCCGCGCCGCAACTCATCGAAGCCAACACCGCCGAAGCCATCGTCACCGCGCCAGCCTCGCCCATCCCGCTCGAAGAAGCCGTAAGACGAGCCGTCAAGCGACTCACCGGTGCCTTCGCCATCGGCGTCCTCTCCGCGCGCGAGCCCAACAAGCTCGTCGCTGCACGCCTCGGCCCGCCCGCCGTCATCGGCATCGGCGACGGCGAATTCTTCCTCGCCTCCGACGTCCCCGGCATCCTCCACCACACCCGCGACATCGTCTTCCTCAACGACAACGAAGTCGCCGTCCTAACCAAAGAAGGCGTCATCTACACCGACTTCGAAGGCACGCCCCACACCCGCACGCCACAGCGCATCACCTGGGACCCCATCCAGGCGGAAAAGGCCGGCTACAAGCACTTCATGCTCAAGGAAATCAACGAGCAGCCCCGCGCCGTCCGCGACACCACACTCGGTCGCGTCTCCCTCGACAGCGGCGAAGTCTTCCTCCCCGACCTCCAACTCACCCGGGAAGACATACAAAAAGCCACCAGCCTCACCATCGCCGCCTGCGGCACCAGCTGGCACGCTGGCCTCGCCGGCAAGTTCATGATCGAGCGCCTCGCCCGCATCCCCGTCGACGTCGACTACGCCAGCGAGTATCGCTACCGCGACCCCATCCCCGGCTCACTCGGCCTGCTCATCACCCAAAGCGGAGAAACCGCAGACACCATCGCCGCGCAGCTTGAAATGGTCAGCAAAGGCACACCCACGCTCGCCATCTGCAACGTCGTCGGATCAGCCATCACCCGCAAAGCCTCCGGAGTCATCACCACCAACGCAGGCCCGGAAATCGGTGTCGCCTCCACCAAGGCCTTCACCGCCCAGCTCACCGCACTCTTCACCCTCGCGCTTTACTTAGGACAACAACGCGGCACCGTCACACCCCAGCAGTCAAAGCAATACGTCGCCGAGTTAGCCGAAATCCCCCGCAAGTTAGAAGAAATTCTGCGCTCCGTCGACGACCAATGCAGCGAACTCGCCAAGTCCTTCTCCACCGCGCGCGACTTCCTCTTCCTCGGCCGAGGCATCCACTACCCCATCGCCCTCGAAGGCGCACTCAAGCTGAAAGAGATTAGTTACATCCACGCCGAAGGCTACCCCGCCGGCGAAATGAAGCACGGCCCCAACGCCCTCATCGACGAAACACTCCCCGTCGTCTGCATCGCCACCAAGGACCCCGCAGACCCCACCAGCGTCCTCAAGTACGAAAAGACCCTAAGCAACATTCAGGAAGTAACCGCCCGCAGCGGCCGCGTCATCGCCATCGCAACCGAAAGCGACCCCATCGAACACAGCCACCTCACCGGCCTCGTAGAACACACCATCACCATCCCGCAAGCCCCGGAACTACTCCTGCCCATCCTCGAAGTAGTCCCGCTACAACTACTCGCCTACCACATAGCTGTAAGAAGAGGCTGCGACGTAGACCAACCACGAAATCTAGCCAAGAGTGTAACCGTCGAGTAA
- a CDS encoding alpha/beta fold hydrolase: MSLHRIPRLVALATLLAMPCVAQSTQATQNRYQREAVDADVALRNVHFGTGETLGTLRLHYKTLGKPHRNAAGKIDNAVLILHGTGDRSDSMLTSVFADPLFGPGDPLDITRYYILFPDDIGHGKSSKPSDGLHARFPHYDYDDMVQTQHAMLTEELGIDHLRLILGVSMGGMQTFVWGETYPGFADALMPLTCLPVPLAGRNRMMRYAAMQAIRTDPAYNNGEYKTQPPSIHTANTILLVTGTSPLVLQGIAPTRKQAEAYVDQTIPQRDANTDANNFLYYIDSSRNYDASQHLDRITVPITWVNTADDFINPPELRIAEHYAPQLKQGKFILLPISPETRGHGTNMLASIWRPYLFELMRRSQPTH; the protein is encoded by the coding sequence ATGTCATTGCACCGCATCCCTCGCCTCGTCGCACTGGCAACTCTGCTCGCAATGCCGTGCGTCGCGCAAAGCACGCAGGCCACGCAGAACCGATATCAGCGCGAAGCAGTCGACGCCGACGTCGCACTTCGCAACGTCCACTTCGGCACTGGAGAAACGCTGGGCACACTGCGCCTCCACTACAAGACATTAGGCAAGCCGCATCGCAACGCCGCAGGCAAAATCGACAACGCTGTCCTGATTCTCCACGGCACCGGCGATCGCAGCGACAGCATGCTCACCAGCGTCTTTGCCGATCCACTCTTCGGCCCCGGCGATCCGCTCGACATCACCCGTTACTACATCCTCTTCCCTGACGACATCGGCCACGGCAAGTCTAGCAAACCCTCTGACGGCCTGCACGCGCGCTTCCCGCACTACGACTACGACGACATGGTGCAAACCCAACACGCCATGTTGACCGAAGAACTCGGCATCGATCATCTGCGACTCATCCTTGGCGTCTCCATGGGCGGCATGCAGACCTTCGTCTGGGGCGAAACCTATCCGGGATTCGCGGACGCGCTCATGCCACTCACCTGCCTGCCGGTGCCACTCGCCGGACGAAACCGCATGATGCGCTACGCCGCCATGCAGGCCATTCGCACTGATCCCGCGTACAACAACGGCGAATACAAAACCCAACCGCCCAGCATCCACACGGCAAACACCATCCTGCTTGTCACCGGCACCAGCCCGCTCGTCCTGCAAGGCATCGCACCCACACGCAAGCAGGCTGAAGCCTACGTCGATCAAACAATCCCACAGCGCGACGCCAACACCGACGCGAACAACTTCCTCTATTACATCGACAGCTCGCGCAACTACGACGCTTCGCAGCACCTCGACCGCATCACCGTCCCCATCACCTGGGTCAACACCGCAGACGACTTCATCAACCCACCCGAACTCCGCATCGCCGAGCACTACGCCCCACAACTGAAGCAAGGCAAATTCATCCTGCTGCCCATCTCTCCGGAAACGCGCGGCCACGGCACCAACATGCTCGCCAGCATCTGGCGCCCCTACCTCTTCGAACTCATGCGCCGCTCCCAGCCCACGCACTAA
- a CDS encoding P-loop ATPase, Sll1717 family, with amino-acid sequence MASELLVPPQFCQYSAGACNQTFDGISRADVFFFYSSKPDVIADTIEEAAKLLRTRNSSWNVKTWRDLPINGQLIFCEICKAQRSTRVAVVDVTTMNFNLLFELGFALGLGIPVIPIRDTTCTLDSAEFEALGLIDTLGYLDFQNAEELAQKLPAAIASAAIPIATQYTPNSSSPLFLLRSPIATNGLVKVLSAIKKSSLRFRSYDPKEQPRLSLQDAFRQVKTSMGVCVYLLADFRKGATVSNARGAFVAGLALSSGAYVCVLQEGQHQQPIDYRDVVQSHTDGEQVQHLITPFIKSIYEAIQSTRFVPITLPLNALETLDLGDVAAENEINSLKSYFLPTAQYNDVKRGHARLVVGRKGAGKTAIFYGVRSAYWSSTKHIVLDLKPEGHQFLTLREHLLNSLSQGVQEHVLTAFWNYLLLVELAAKVIETDSRIANKHYERFELYDRLVQILGPEIDAEQGDFSERLLLLVERLLARKVEIEGFTGTSEISRLIYETDIRGLQETLQAYMKFKDGIFILIDNLDKSWPVNAATDADMMIIRSLMEATRKLQRQLAKNDIDCRAVVFIRNDIYEHLLGQIPDKGKDTAILLDWNDEEAFKLLIHRRMMASTKIEESFENMWSLFFEAYIRGEHSFSYILGRTMMRPRDLLSFLRLCINTAVNRGNTKVNEADILQAEKQYSEDQLQAIFDELRDINSEFADIPYGFIGSSFTFDQSCLREKLIEMKVTDDKLDEAMNILLWFGFIGIMDRSGEEKYSYMYQYGVKRMLREANDTTQFIIHPAFRSVLQCSH; translated from the coding sequence ATGGCCTCGGAACTCTTGGTCCCACCGCAGTTTTGCCAATATTCGGCTGGCGCTTGCAATCAAACCTTCGATGGCATTTCCCGTGCAGATGTTTTTTTCTTCTATTCGAGTAAGCCGGATGTCATTGCCGACACGATAGAGGAAGCAGCTAAATTGCTGCGAACCCGAAATTCTTCATGGAATGTGAAGACATGGCGGGATTTGCCTATCAATGGCCAACTTATATTTTGTGAGATATGCAAGGCTCAGCGCTCAACAAGAGTCGCGGTGGTAGACGTTACCACGATGAATTTCAATCTCCTCTTTGAACTAGGCTTTGCACTCGGGTTGGGAATACCTGTAATACCTATACGCGACACAACTTGCACTCTGGACTCTGCAGAATTTGAAGCACTCGGCCTCATAGACACACTGGGCTATTTGGATTTCCAAAATGCGGAAGAGCTTGCGCAGAAGCTACCAGCTGCAATAGCTTCCGCAGCGATACCGATTGCGACTCAATACACTCCAAATTCCAGTTCCCCTTTGTTCCTTCTTCGAAGCCCGATTGCAACGAACGGCCTCGTCAAGGTGCTTTCTGCAATCAAGAAATCTAGTCTTCGATTCAGGTCCTATGACCCCAAAGAACAGCCTCGCCTCTCTTTACAAGACGCCTTTCGACAGGTGAAGACTTCTATGGGTGTCTGTGTCTATCTGCTCGCCGACTTCAGGAAGGGAGCGACGGTATCAAATGCAAGAGGCGCGTTTGTGGCAGGACTGGCGCTTAGTTCTGGTGCTTATGTTTGCGTCCTTCAAGAAGGGCAACATCAACAGCCCATTGACTACCGAGATGTCGTACAGTCTCACACGGATGGTGAGCAGGTCCAACACCTCATCACGCCTTTTATCAAGTCCATCTACGAAGCTATTCAAAGCACTCGTTTCGTTCCTATAACCCTGCCACTCAACGCTCTTGAAACCCTCGATTTGGGCGACGTGGCGGCAGAGAATGAAATCAACTCTCTGAAGAGTTATTTCTTACCTACAGCTCAATACAACGATGTAAAGCGCGGCCACGCGCGCCTAGTCGTGGGGCGTAAAGGCGCTGGGAAAACCGCCATCTTTTATGGCGTCCGTAGCGCCTATTGGAGTAGCACTAAGCACATCGTCCTAGATCTGAAGCCCGAGGGACACCAATTCCTCACACTACGTGAGCACCTCCTCAACTCACTCTCACAGGGCGTTCAGGAACATGTCTTGACGGCGTTCTGGAACTATCTGCTACTTGTCGAACTCGCGGCAAAAGTCATTGAGACAGATTCAAGAATTGCCAACAAACATTACGAACGCTTCGAGCTATACGATCGGCTGGTTCAGATTCTGGGGCCGGAAATCGATGCAGAGCAAGGTGACTTTTCTGAGAGGTTATTGCTTCTCGTAGAAAGACTACTTGCCAGAAAGGTGGAGATCGAGGGCTTCACAGGAACAAGTGAGATTTCTCGCCTGATTTACGAAACAGATATTAGGGGTCTTCAAGAGACTCTACAGGCGTATATGAAGTTCAAGGATGGCATCTTCATCCTCATCGACAACTTGGACAAAAGCTGGCCTGTCAATGCTGCGACCGACGCAGACATGATGATTATCCGAAGCCTGATGGAAGCTACTCGAAAACTCCAAAGGCAACTCGCGAAGAACGATATCGATTGCCGAGCCGTTGTGTTTATTCGTAACGATATTTACGAACACCTACTCGGGCAGATTCCCGACAAGGGGAAAGACACCGCAATTCTTTTGGACTGGAACGACGAAGAAGCATTTAAGCTTCTTATTCATCGCCGCATGATGGCCAGTACAAAAATAGAAGAAAGTTTCGAAAACATGTGGTCTCTGTTCTTCGAAGCATATATACGGGGGGAACATTCTTTCAGCTACATTCTAGGAAGAACTATGATGCGGCCTCGCGATTTGCTGAGCTTCCTCAGACTGTGCATCAACACGGCTGTAAACAGAGGGAACACTAAAGTCAATGAGGCTGACATACTGCAGGCCGAGAAGCAGTATTCAGAAGATCAGTTGCAAGCGATATTCGATGAACTCAGAGACATCAACAGCGAGTTTGCCGATATTCCTTATGGCTTCATAGGCTCTTCTTTTACGTTTGATCAATCCTGTCTGCGCGAAAAGCTGATCGAAATGAAGGTTACCGACGACAAGCTTGATGAAGCCATGAATATTCTGCTTTGGTTTGGCTTTATCGGGATCATGGATAGAAGCGGCGAAGAGAAGTATTCATACATGTACCAATACGGGGTTAAGAGAATGTTGCGTGAAGCTAACGACACTACTCAGTTCATAATCCACCCTGCCTTTCGGTCGGTTTTGCAATGTTCACATTGA
- a CDS encoding AraC family transcriptional regulator, with product MNGSIVLTEASDVQPVTAAVFGQGQTVDPLSEVLALLRPRSLACGAFAIPDDLAISFPKHQGIKCYAVLAGKFWLTLDGMADPIEMNVGDCFILPRGLPFQLASDLALKPVPYTVALDSLKKSAETPHLDDGARYMAGGFFAFTGSHAEMLLHSLPPVVHIRREQDKAALRWSLERMREELRNPQPGTFLIAEQLAYMMLIQALRLHLADAASVAPGWLSALSDRHLSAAIACMHNDPGHPWTLHLLAQRVGMSRSVFAHRFRETVGATPMEYLTRWRMLLAADRLKSSNEGLSAVAQSLGYDSPSAFGKAFRRVMGCSPKRYARPTAA from the coding sequence ATGAATGGCTCAATCGTCCTGACGGAAGCCTCGGATGTGCAACCCGTCACTGCCGCGGTCTTTGGCCAGGGGCAGACGGTCGATCCTCTTTCGGAAGTTCTCGCACTGCTGAGGCCACGAAGTCTTGCCTGTGGCGCCTTCGCCATCCCGGACGATCTTGCTATCTCGTTCCCAAAGCATCAGGGCATCAAGTGTTACGCGGTTCTGGCGGGCAAATTTTGGCTGACGCTGGACGGCATGGCCGATCCCATTGAGATGAATGTGGGCGATTGCTTCATTCTGCCGCGCGGCCTCCCATTCCAACTTGCAAGCGATCTTGCGTTGAAACCCGTTCCCTATACCGTGGCTCTGGACAGCCTGAAGAAAAGCGCCGAGACGCCGCACCTGGACGATGGCGCGCGGTACATGGCAGGCGGCTTCTTTGCGTTTACTGGAAGTCACGCTGAGATGCTCCTACACTCGCTGCCGCCAGTCGTTCACATTCGCCGTGAGCAGGACAAGGCTGCATTACGGTGGTCGTTGGAACGTATGCGCGAGGAGTTACGCAACCCACAGCCAGGTACTTTCCTAATTGCCGAACAACTTGCCTACATGATGCTGATTCAGGCGTTGCGCTTGCATCTGGCAGATGCGGCAAGCGTTGCGCCGGGATGGCTTTCCGCATTGTCTGATCGACACCTGAGTGCAGCGATTGCATGCATGCACAACGATCCAGGCCATCCCTGGACGTTGCATTTGCTCGCTCAGCGTGTCGGCATGTCGCGCTCCGTCTTTGCCCACCGATTCCGTGAAACCGTGGGCGCGACACCTATGGAATACCTGACGCGATGGCGGATGCTGTTAGCAGCCGACCGGCTTAAAAGTTCCAACGAAGGTCTTTCTGCCGTTGCACAGTCTTTGGGATATGACTCTCCGAGTGCCTTCGGCAAGGCGTTCCGGCGGGTCATGGGATGTTCCCCAAAACGTTACGCACGACCTACCGCTGCCTGA